From the genome of Lotus japonicus ecotype B-129 chromosome 6, LjGifu_v1.2, one region includes:
- the LOC130722625 gene encoding uncharacterized protein LOC130722625 — MFPKRFQDPKSGFILLSSMRAKKYMNKIGLEGEDYHFFKQVGKALLCTYAILGALWLSNENSTMDWGKLKPWPKEELVQDQLSRIREFLHLGDKGPEEFTDKGLMIGATSGLKGVDESDKDAENNQKELQSKKFDQEAQNLWLKMRNEVIAELKEKGFDVE; from the exons ATGTTCCCTAAGCGTTTTCAGGACCCCAAATCAG GCTTTATTCTTCTAAGTTCAATGCGTGCCAAGAAATACATGAACAAAATTGGGTTGGAAGGAGAAGATTATCACTTCTTCAAACAAGTTGGGAAGGCCTTACTTTGCACCTATGCCATACTTGGGGCTCTGTGGCTCTCCAATGAGAATTCAACAATGGACTGGGGGAAACTGAAGCCATGGCCGAAAGAAGAGCTTGTGCAAGACCAATTGTCCCGGATCCGGGAATTCCTGCATTTGGGTGATAAAGGACCGGAGGAGTTCACTGACAAGGGACTGATGATCGGAGCTACCAGTGGTCTGAAAGGGGTGGATGAGAGTGATAAGGACGCGGAGAATAACCAGAAGGAACTGCAGAGCAAGAAGTTTGATCAGGAAGCTCAGAACCTGTGGTTGAAGATGAGGAATGAGGTCATTGCTGAACTTAAAGAGAAGGGCTTTGATGTGGAATGA
- the LOC130724664 gene encoding protein OCTOPUS-like: protein MTSKTPRLTTCHRHPSQPLTGFCASCLRERLAGIESTSSASSPKLRRTKSCSGSGPDPHSSSTAVLEPRRKSCAAAVPPRNTLWDLFSRDDKPPRNVDLGNSGQEIRDCDGVGEGIRVCVEDDEETKTMKEFIDLELKSKKSSGRDFREIAGSFWDAASVFSKRLMKRRRKQSLKRNLAGGGRGGVGLTSVEVANQGGRNLRETQSEVGEYGFSLGRRSCDTDPRLSVDDPRFSFEAPRASWDGYLIGKTYPRLSPMVPFNGVVDGMVLVEEEEEEEEEEVNLENGEGHCPGGSAETMHYYSDRRRRSFDTSNSRRKMVTGDNVDDLRVVSNAKVSPATTELFYGAKVLITENDLRDANLKSRNSVQSDCVIASASKDACDVGIGVGQKGLKKFQKWGRLWTKLGLVHRRKEGKLGKEECGTGDIDNKPIAEPWQKLRRAVNGQASESVSEKLIRSYSVSCRNQCSSGGLVNGLGVPETKGNVLNGRQELMLPKNRSVRHSSNNVDAGLLRFYLTPLKSYRRSRSGMSSLKDSFSTARSSCDL from the coding sequence ATGACTTCCAAAACGCCCCGTTTAACCACCTGTCACCGCCACCCTTCCCAACCCCTCACCGGTTTCTGCGCCTCCTGCCTCCGCGAACGCCTCGCCGGCATCGAATCCACCTCCTCCGCCTCCTCACCCAAGCTCCGCCGCACCAAATCTTGCTCCGGCAGCGGCCCCGACCCTCATTCCTCCTCCACCGCCGTCCTCGAGCCTCGCCGCAAGTCATGCGCGGCGGCGGTACCGCCGCGGAACACGCTGTGGGATCTCTTCAGTCGAGACGACAAGCCTCCTCGAAATGTCGATTTGGGAAACTCTGGTCAGGAAATCAGGGATTGCGACGGCGTCGGCGAAGGGATTAGGGTTTgcgttgaagatgatgaagagacGAAGACGATGAAAGAGTTCATAGATCTCGAATTGAAGAGTAAGAAGAGCTCAGGGAGAGACTTCAGAGAGATTGCTGGGAGTTTCTGGGATGCAGCTTCTGTGTTCAGCAAGAGGTTGATGAAACGGAGGCGGAAGCAGAGTTTGAAGAGAAACCTTGCCGGCGGTGGTAGAGGCGGTGTAGGTTTGACAAGCGTGGAGGTTGCTAATCAAGGGGGAAGAAATTTGAGAGAGACACAATCCGAGGTTGGAGAATACGGTTTTTCGTTGGGTAGAAGATCATGCGACACTGATCCAAGGTTGTCTGTTGATGATCCTCGGTTTTCGTTTGAAGCGCCTCGAGCTTCTTGGGATGGTTATTTGATTGGGAAGACATATCCAAGGCTTTCCCCAATGGTTCCATTCAATGGGGTTGTAGATGGTATGGTTTTggttgaggaagaagaggaggaggaggaggaggaggtgaatttggaaaatgggGAAGGGCATTGTCCTGGTGGGTCAGCTGAGACAATGCATTACTATTCagataggaggaggaggagtttcGATACATCAAACTCTCGTAGGAAAATGGTGACAGGGGATAATGTTGATGACTTGAGAGTGGTATctaatgccaaggtttcacctGCTACCACTGAGTTATTCTATGGggcaaaggttctgatcactgAGAATGATTTGAGGGATGCAAATTTGAAATCCAGAAATAGTGTTCAATCTGATTGTGTGATAGCGTCTGCTTCTAAGGATGCTTGTGATGTTGGAATTGGGGTTGGTCAAAAGGGGTTGAAAAAATTCCAGAAGTGGGGCAGGTTGTGGACTAAGTTAGGGTTAGTACATAGGAGGAAGGAAGGTAAATTGGGGAAGGAAGAGTGTGGTACTGGTGATATAGATAATAAGCCAATTGCAGAGCCATGGCAGAAGCTGAGAAGGGCGGTTAATGGACAAGCAAGTGAGTCAGTTAGCGAGAAGCTTATTCGCAGCTATAGTGTTAGTTGTAGAAATCAGTGTAGTTCAGGCGGTTTAGTCAATGGCCTTGGGGTTCCTGAGACCAAAGGCAATGTTTTGAATGGACGACAAGAGTTGATGCTTCCAAAGAATCGCAGTGTTAGACACTCGTCAAATAATGTTGATGCCGGGTTGTTAAGGTTCTATTTGACACCATTGAAGAGCTATAGGCGAAGCAGGTCTGGAATGAGTAGCTTAAAGGATTCGTTTTCAACAGCCAGGAGTTCTTGTGATTTGTAA